Proteins encoded together in one Lutra lutra chromosome 4, mLutLut1.2, whole genome shotgun sequence window:
- the LOC125096772 gene encoding uncharacterized protein C1orf167-like isoform X1 gives MELRPDASHKENVPPRPAVPLRPEQRRFLKSPGVSLGSGHGQWVLASQAQRGGPAITPSPGAVLCQKPCRVQTNLAGQPSPDLSPVLKGTAGQLMNASLQQQSNLQPPAGTPQGRAREFAIQQSNLSKRGTSSAQGRSPISHHLWPHLTPQGRPRPQGSLACPWSSLRQSQLLATDIPGPDVQPDAGFGPFSGHTRPGSRPWCGLGSWPSGLRGKPLTLEDLTIPVQSQAQTPSQTAIRQLLASVRHLERAVNHLRCQVCQEPSNGQQGDLQAKPLRQGENFSLGLTYSSGQRGAPRLPQGAGSKEARLCSSAGSWAAWGVPPRREGGELTPQEQVRKEEESVASCPQDTAPARIIVQKKARNVLSLESETACWQWLSRCFRAWWHLVQKRRAEAAAVALGHQQLLRRGLWALRRAPRLRGAQLEVAWRQHTQALLAQSFQKWRNRTLQQKQGQPHVQTGPGPPLSGAGQGQGPSGREPVADPIRRSSPGSSREEAGAWPRPAGGDGVEQMLQVLQQLAVFLLWFHLKEWAWQERGVQREASQVALRTQRRGRPPLAPCSPVTCAPRGASPDPEQRRAWLGRCFGAWQKFMLRAARYRDRLARRRAGTLRLCLQQWMWMKQLRASDGAKVTQLSLCRQKAGNTALCSSAPGGATAQGLGVMAQVQGLPPEQGGGSLQEACKRLALHRVLLLWRTRLSQRQRADSFLQGMRRQVIRRILRGWHLKVWGPSTPSDSARTTLAPELLGSILGGEPLLDGSPPRSSLEKASRTPALLETLPLRLLWASGQRQRAQCLLPWQVRAQHSQGTARWHRSTLQRRILLSWSHWATAQGAQRELAVAWAWDRSCRAALGLWRRRLVQGREVEQWVRARDRTRVRGALHHWHSCWQRQQSLRARCQTWVQVHLQALRGSVFQDWRQAAAHWRHPGPSPEPCLLHRILEAWAQSAARARDQRAAITQFQQAGSRRLLWTHWAQWQAALLSMRLEPQGKAPEAHAVDLGQWPTVASRGRLLALTPTPALWKQAHGYGTLTGPSQHHNHGGQRKPIKVYWAQSKGTSPWGQTSPRPGNRLPATRLILFRYRFSFLSRRQRAPPLPCLPAPMATAWLRGPGPGPAPYETGRRPLL, from the exons ATGGAGCTGAGACCTGACGCTAGCCACAAGGAGAATGTGCCCCCCAGGCCCGCGGTGCCCCTGAGGCCAG AGCAGCGGAGATTCCTGAAGAGCCCAGGTGTCAGCCTGGGCAGCGGCCATGGTCAGTGGGTGCTCGCAAGCCAGGCCCAGAGGGGAGGGCCTGCcatcaccccctccccaggggccGTGCTGTGCCAGAAGCCTTGCCGAGTCCAGACCAACCTGGCTGGACAACCGAGCCCCGACCTGAGCCCCGTCCTGAAGGGCACAGCTGGCCAGCTGATGAACGCAAGCTTGCAACAGCAGAGTAACCTGCAGCCCCCCGCCGGCACGCCccaggggagggccagagagttCGCCATCCAGCAAAGTAACCTGAGCAAGAGGGGGACCAGCTCGGCTCAGGGCAGAAGTCCCATCAGCCACCACCTCTGGCCCCACCTGACACCTCAGGGAAGGCCTCGCCCTCAAGGATCACTGGCTTGCCCGTGGTCCAGCCTGAGACAGTCCCAGCTGCTGGCCACAGACATCCCCGGCCCAGATGTCCAGCCTGATGCAGGCTTTGGTCCTTTCAGTGGGCACACACGGCCAGGCTCCAGACCCTGGTGTGGCCTGGGGAGCTGGCCCTCTGGGCTCAGAGGGAAACCCCTCACCCTGGAAGACCTGACCATCCCTGTCCAGAGCCAGGCTCAGACCCCATCCCAAACGGCCATCCGCCAGCTGCTGGCCTCCGTGCGACACCTGGAGCGCGCAGTCAACCATCTCAGGTGCCAGGTGTGCCAAGAACCCAGCAATGGCCAG CAGGGCGACCTCCAGGCCAAGCCCCTGAGGCAAGGAGAGAACTTCTCCCTGGGTCTGACATACAGCAGCGGGCAGAGGGGAGCACCCCGGCTCCCTCAAGGTGCGGGCAGCAAGGAGGCCAGACTCTGCTCTTCGGCCGGCTCCTGGGCTGCCTGGGGTGTCCCACCCAGGCGGGAAGGAGGAGAGTTGACTCCACAGGAGCAGGTCCGCAAGGAGGAAGAGAGCGTGGCTTCCTGCCCGCAGGACACAGCCCCAGCAAGGATCATCGTGCAG AAAAAAGCCCGAAACGTGCTGAGCCTGGAGTCCGAGACAGCCTG CTGGCAGTGGCTCTCCAGATGTTTCAGAGCGTGGTGGCACTTGGTGCAGAAACGCCGGGCGGAGGCTGCAGCAGTGGCCCTGGGCCACCAGCAGCTGCTGCGCAGAGGCCTGTGGGCGCTTCGCCGGGCTCCACGGCTCCGGGGGGCCCAGCTGGAGGTGGCGTGGCGGCAACACACTCAGGCCCTGCTGgcccagagcttccagaag tgGAGAAACCGGACTCTACAGCAGAAGCAGGGGCAGCCCCACGTCCAGACTGGGCCGGGACCCCCACTCTCTGGGGCAGGACAAGGCCAAGGCCCCTCAGGAAGGGAGCCAGTGGCAGACCCCATCAGGAGAAGCAG TCCAGGGAGTtcgagggaggaggcaggagcctgGCCGAGACCAGCTGGAGGCGATGGGGTAGAGCAGATGCTGCAGGTCTTACAACAACTGGCTG TCTTCCTCTTGTGGTTCCATCTGAAGGAATGGGCCTGGCAGGAGAGGGGGGTCCAGAGAGAGGCCTCCCAGGTCGCACTGAGGACTCAGAGGAGGGGGAGGCCGCCCCTAGCCCCGTGCTCTCCTGTGACATGTGCACCCAGGGGAGCCTCTCCGGACCCTGAGCAGCGGAGAGCCTGGCTCGGCAG GTGCTTTGGGGCCTGGCAGAAGTTCATGCTAAGAGCTGCCCGGTACCGGGACCGCCTGGCCCGCCGCCGGGCAGGGACCCTGAGGTTATGTCTGCAACAGTGGATGTGGATGAAACAGCTCCGGGCCTCAGATGGAGCGAAGGTGACCCAGCTGTCCCTCTGCCGCCAGAAGGCCG GGAACACAGCCCTCTGCAGCTCGGCGCCCGGAGGGGccacagcccagggcctgggggtcATGGCTCAGGTCCAGGGGCTGCCCCCGGAGCAAGGCGGGGGctccctgcaggaagcctgcAAGAGATTGGCCCTGCACCGGGTGCTGCTGCTCTGGAGAACACGGCTGTCCCAGCGCCAGAGGGCTGA CTCCTTCCTCCAGGGCATGAGGCGGCAGGTGATTCGGCGTATCCTGAGGGGGTGGCATTTGAAGGTGTGGGGTCCGAGCACCCCGTCAGACAGTGCCAGGACCACCTTGGCCCCAGAGCTCCTGGGCAGCATCCTGGGAGGGGAGCCACTGCTGGACGGCAGCCCACCCCGGAGCTCACTagagaag gcttCCAGGACCCCCGCCCTCTTGGAGACCCTCCCACTGAGGCTTCTGTGGGCATCTGGGCAGCGGCAGAGGGCACAGTGCCTTCTGCCCTGGCAGGTGCGGGCTCAGCACTCCCAGGGTACAGCGAGGTGGCACCGGAGTACTCTTCAGAGGCG CATCCTCCTCAGCTGGAGCCACTGGGCCACAGCCCAGGGGGCCCAGAGAGAGCTGGCAGTTGCCTGGGCCTGGGACCGGAGCTGCAGGGCCGCGCTGGGCTTGTGGCGGCGACGGCTGGTGCAGGGGCGAGAGGTGGAGCAGTGGGTTCGGGCACGGGACCGCACACGGGTCCGAGGTGCCCTGCACCATTGGCACTCCTGCTGGCAGA GGCAGCAGTCCCTGCGTGCCAGGTGCCAGACGTGGGTGCAGGTCCATCTCCAGGCCTTGAGGGGGTCTGTGTTCCAGGACTGGCGGCAGGCGGCAGCTCATTGGAGACACCCAGGGCCCTCCCCAGAGCCGTGTCTACTTCACAG gaTCCTAGAGGCCTGGGCCCAGTCAGCAGCCAGGGCCCGTGACCAGCGAGCCGCCATCACCCAGTTCCAGCAGGCTGGGTCCAGACGCCTCCTGTGGACCCACTGGGCCCAGTGGCAGGCAGCGCTGCTCAGTATGCGGTTGGAACCACAGGGGAAGGCCCCGGAGGCCCATGCTGTTGACCTTGGGCAGTGGCCCACggtggccagcagagggcgcctTCTAGCGCTGACCCCAACTCCAGCCCTGTGGAAGCAG GCCCACGGCTACGGGACACTAACCGGCCCAAGCCAGCACCACAACCACGGGGGACAGAGGAAGCCGATAAAAGTCTACTGGGCTCAGAGTAAGGGGACCAGTCCCTGGGGCCAGACATCTCCCAGGCCTGGAAATCGGCTTCCAGCAACGAGGCTAATCCTTTTTAGgtacagattttcttttctttccagacgGCAGAGAGCGCCCCCTCTGCCTTGCCTTCCGGCGCCGATGGCAACAGCCTGGCTGCgcgggccaggcccagggccgGCCCCCTACGAGACCGGGAGGAGACCGCTACTCTGA
- the LOC125096772 gene encoding uncharacterized protein C1orf167-like isoform X2 gives MELRPDASHKENVPPRPAVPLRPEQRRFLKSPGVSLGSGHGQWVLASQAQRGGPAITPSPGAVLCQKPCRVQTNLAGQPSPDLSPVLKGTAGQLMNASLQQQSNLQPPAGTPQGRAREFAIQQSNLSKRGTSSAQGRSPISHHLWPHLTPQGRPRPQGSLACPWSSLRQSQLLATDIPGPDVQPDAGFGPFSGHTRPGSRPWCGLGSWPSGLRGKPLTLEDLTIPVQSQAQTPSQTAIRQLLASVRHLERAVNHLRCQVCQEPSNGQGDLQAKPLRQGENFSLGLTYSSGQRGAPRLPQGAGSKEARLCSSAGSWAAWGVPPRREGGELTPQEQVRKEEESVASCPQDTAPARIIVQKKARNVLSLESETACWQWLSRCFRAWWHLVQKRRAEAAAVALGHQQLLRRGLWALRRAPRLRGAQLEVAWRQHTQALLAQSFQKWRNRTLQQKQGQPHVQTGPGPPLSGAGQGQGPSGREPVADPIRRSSPGSSREEAGAWPRPAGGDGVEQMLQVLQQLAVFLLWFHLKEWAWQERGVQREASQVALRTQRRGRPPLAPCSPVTCAPRGASPDPEQRRAWLGRCFGAWQKFMLRAARYRDRLARRRAGTLRLCLQQWMWMKQLRASDGAKVTQLSLCRQKAGNTALCSSAPGGATAQGLGVMAQVQGLPPEQGGGSLQEACKRLALHRVLLLWRTRLSQRQRADSFLQGMRRQVIRRILRGWHLKVWGPSTPSDSARTTLAPELLGSILGGEPLLDGSPPRSSLEKASRTPALLETLPLRLLWASGQRQRAQCLLPWQVRAQHSQGTARWHRSTLQRRILLSWSHWATAQGAQRELAVAWAWDRSCRAALGLWRRRLVQGREVEQWVRARDRTRVRGALHHWHSCWQRQQSLRARCQTWVQVHLQALRGSVFQDWRQAAAHWRHPGPSPEPCLLHRILEAWAQSAARARDQRAAITQFQQAGSRRLLWTHWAQWQAALLSMRLEPQGKAPEAHAVDLGQWPTVASRGRLLALTPTPALWKQAHGYGTLTGPSQHHNHGGQRKPIKVYWAQSKGTSPWGQTSPRPGNRLPATRLILFRYRFSFLSRRQRAPPLPCLPAPMATAWLRGPGPGPAPYETGRRPLL, from the exons ATGGAGCTGAGACCTGACGCTAGCCACAAGGAGAATGTGCCCCCCAGGCCCGCGGTGCCCCTGAGGCCAG AGCAGCGGAGATTCCTGAAGAGCCCAGGTGTCAGCCTGGGCAGCGGCCATGGTCAGTGGGTGCTCGCAAGCCAGGCCCAGAGGGGAGGGCCTGCcatcaccccctccccaggggccGTGCTGTGCCAGAAGCCTTGCCGAGTCCAGACCAACCTGGCTGGACAACCGAGCCCCGACCTGAGCCCCGTCCTGAAGGGCACAGCTGGCCAGCTGATGAACGCAAGCTTGCAACAGCAGAGTAACCTGCAGCCCCCCGCCGGCACGCCccaggggagggccagagagttCGCCATCCAGCAAAGTAACCTGAGCAAGAGGGGGACCAGCTCGGCTCAGGGCAGAAGTCCCATCAGCCACCACCTCTGGCCCCACCTGACACCTCAGGGAAGGCCTCGCCCTCAAGGATCACTGGCTTGCCCGTGGTCCAGCCTGAGACAGTCCCAGCTGCTGGCCACAGACATCCCCGGCCCAGATGTCCAGCCTGATGCAGGCTTTGGTCCTTTCAGTGGGCACACACGGCCAGGCTCCAGACCCTGGTGTGGCCTGGGGAGCTGGCCCTCTGGGCTCAGAGGGAAACCCCTCACCCTGGAAGACCTGACCATCCCTGTCCAGAGCCAGGCTCAGACCCCATCCCAAACGGCCATCCGCCAGCTGCTGGCCTCCGTGCGACACCTGGAGCGCGCAGTCAACCATCTCAGGTGCCAGGTGTGCCAAGAACCCAGCAATGGCCAG GGCGACCTCCAGGCCAAGCCCCTGAGGCAAGGAGAGAACTTCTCCCTGGGTCTGACATACAGCAGCGGGCAGAGGGGAGCACCCCGGCTCCCTCAAGGTGCGGGCAGCAAGGAGGCCAGACTCTGCTCTTCGGCCGGCTCCTGGGCTGCCTGGGGTGTCCCACCCAGGCGGGAAGGAGGAGAGTTGACTCCACAGGAGCAGGTCCGCAAGGAGGAAGAGAGCGTGGCTTCCTGCCCGCAGGACACAGCCCCAGCAAGGATCATCGTGCAG AAAAAAGCCCGAAACGTGCTGAGCCTGGAGTCCGAGACAGCCTG CTGGCAGTGGCTCTCCAGATGTTTCAGAGCGTGGTGGCACTTGGTGCAGAAACGCCGGGCGGAGGCTGCAGCAGTGGCCCTGGGCCACCAGCAGCTGCTGCGCAGAGGCCTGTGGGCGCTTCGCCGGGCTCCACGGCTCCGGGGGGCCCAGCTGGAGGTGGCGTGGCGGCAACACACTCAGGCCCTGCTGgcccagagcttccagaag tgGAGAAACCGGACTCTACAGCAGAAGCAGGGGCAGCCCCACGTCCAGACTGGGCCGGGACCCCCACTCTCTGGGGCAGGACAAGGCCAAGGCCCCTCAGGAAGGGAGCCAGTGGCAGACCCCATCAGGAGAAGCAG TCCAGGGAGTtcgagggaggaggcaggagcctgGCCGAGACCAGCTGGAGGCGATGGGGTAGAGCAGATGCTGCAGGTCTTACAACAACTGGCTG TCTTCCTCTTGTGGTTCCATCTGAAGGAATGGGCCTGGCAGGAGAGGGGGGTCCAGAGAGAGGCCTCCCAGGTCGCACTGAGGACTCAGAGGAGGGGGAGGCCGCCCCTAGCCCCGTGCTCTCCTGTGACATGTGCACCCAGGGGAGCCTCTCCGGACCCTGAGCAGCGGAGAGCCTGGCTCGGCAG GTGCTTTGGGGCCTGGCAGAAGTTCATGCTAAGAGCTGCCCGGTACCGGGACCGCCTGGCCCGCCGCCGGGCAGGGACCCTGAGGTTATGTCTGCAACAGTGGATGTGGATGAAACAGCTCCGGGCCTCAGATGGAGCGAAGGTGACCCAGCTGTCCCTCTGCCGCCAGAAGGCCG GGAACACAGCCCTCTGCAGCTCGGCGCCCGGAGGGGccacagcccagggcctgggggtcATGGCTCAGGTCCAGGGGCTGCCCCCGGAGCAAGGCGGGGGctccctgcaggaagcctgcAAGAGATTGGCCCTGCACCGGGTGCTGCTGCTCTGGAGAACACGGCTGTCCCAGCGCCAGAGGGCTGA CTCCTTCCTCCAGGGCATGAGGCGGCAGGTGATTCGGCGTATCCTGAGGGGGTGGCATTTGAAGGTGTGGGGTCCGAGCACCCCGTCAGACAGTGCCAGGACCACCTTGGCCCCAGAGCTCCTGGGCAGCATCCTGGGAGGGGAGCCACTGCTGGACGGCAGCCCACCCCGGAGCTCACTagagaag gcttCCAGGACCCCCGCCCTCTTGGAGACCCTCCCACTGAGGCTTCTGTGGGCATCTGGGCAGCGGCAGAGGGCACAGTGCCTTCTGCCCTGGCAGGTGCGGGCTCAGCACTCCCAGGGTACAGCGAGGTGGCACCGGAGTACTCTTCAGAGGCG CATCCTCCTCAGCTGGAGCCACTGGGCCACAGCCCAGGGGGCCCAGAGAGAGCTGGCAGTTGCCTGGGCCTGGGACCGGAGCTGCAGGGCCGCGCTGGGCTTGTGGCGGCGACGGCTGGTGCAGGGGCGAGAGGTGGAGCAGTGGGTTCGGGCACGGGACCGCACACGGGTCCGAGGTGCCCTGCACCATTGGCACTCCTGCTGGCAGA GGCAGCAGTCCCTGCGTGCCAGGTGCCAGACGTGGGTGCAGGTCCATCTCCAGGCCTTGAGGGGGTCTGTGTTCCAGGACTGGCGGCAGGCGGCAGCTCATTGGAGACACCCAGGGCCCTCCCCAGAGCCGTGTCTACTTCACAG gaTCCTAGAGGCCTGGGCCCAGTCAGCAGCCAGGGCCCGTGACCAGCGAGCCGCCATCACCCAGTTCCAGCAGGCTGGGTCCAGACGCCTCCTGTGGACCCACTGGGCCCAGTGGCAGGCAGCGCTGCTCAGTATGCGGTTGGAACCACAGGGGAAGGCCCCGGAGGCCCATGCTGTTGACCTTGGGCAGTGGCCCACggtggccagcagagggcgcctTCTAGCGCTGACCCCAACTCCAGCCCTGTGGAAGCAG GCCCACGGCTACGGGACACTAACCGGCCCAAGCCAGCACCACAACCACGGGGGACAGAGGAAGCCGATAAAAGTCTACTGGGCTCAGAGTAAGGGGACCAGTCCCTGGGGCCAGACATCTCCCAGGCCTGGAAATCGGCTTCCAGCAACGAGGCTAATCCTTTTTAGgtacagattttcttttctttccagacgGCAGAGAGCGCCCCCTCTGCCTTGCCTTCCGGCGCCGATGGCAACAGCCTGGCTGCgcgggccaggcccagggccgGCCCCCTACGAGACCGGGAGGAGACCGCTACTCTGA
- the LOC125096772 gene encoding uncharacterized protein C1orf167-like isoform X3 yields the protein MELRPDASHKENVPPRPAVPLRPEQRRFLKSPGVSLGSGHGQWVLASQAQRGGPAITPSPGAVLCQKPCRVQTNLAGQPSPDLSPVLKGTAGQLMNASLQQQSNLQPPAGTPQGRAREFAIQQSNLSKRGTSSAQGRSPISHHLWPHLTPQGRPRPQGSLACPWSSLRQSQLLATDIPGPDVQPDAGFGPFSGHTRPGSRPWCGLGSWPSGLRGKPLTLEDLTIPVQSQAQTPSQTAIRQLLASVRHLERAVNHLRCQVCQEPSNGQQGDLQAKPLRQGENFSLGLTYSSGQRGAPRLPQGAGSKEARLCSSAGSWAAWGVPPRREGGELTPQEQVRKEEESVASCPQDTAPARIIVQKKARNVLSLESETACWQWLSRCFRAWWHLVQKRRAEAAAVALGHQQLLRRGLWALRRAPRLRGAQLEVAWRQHTQALLAQSFQKWRNRTLQQKQGQPHVQTGPGPPLSGAGQGQGPSGREPVADPIRRSSPGSSREEAGAWPRPAGGDGVEQMLQVLQQLAVFLLWFHLKEWAWQERGVQREASQVALRTQRRGRPPLAPCSPVTCAPRGASPDPEQRRAWLGRCFGAWQKFMLRAARYRDRLARRRAGTLRLCLQQWMWMKQLRASDGAKVTQLSLCRQKAGNTALCSSAPGGATAQGLGVMAQVQGLPPEQGGGSLQEACKRLALHRVLLLWRTRLSQRQRADSFLQGMRRQVIRRILRGWHLKVWGPSTPSDSARTTLAPELLGSILGGEPLLDGSPPRSSLEKASRTPALLETLPLRLLWASGQRQRAQCLLPWQVRAQHSQGTARWHRSTLQRRILLSWSHWATAQGAQRELAVAWAWDRSCRAALGLWRRRLVQGREVEQWVRARDRTRVRGALHHWHSCWQTVWTLHKLHNLCRPQLTHL from the exons ATGGAGCTGAGACCTGACGCTAGCCACAAGGAGAATGTGCCCCCCAGGCCCGCGGTGCCCCTGAGGCCAG AGCAGCGGAGATTCCTGAAGAGCCCAGGTGTCAGCCTGGGCAGCGGCCATGGTCAGTGGGTGCTCGCAAGCCAGGCCCAGAGGGGAGGGCCTGCcatcaccccctccccaggggccGTGCTGTGCCAGAAGCCTTGCCGAGTCCAGACCAACCTGGCTGGACAACCGAGCCCCGACCTGAGCCCCGTCCTGAAGGGCACAGCTGGCCAGCTGATGAACGCAAGCTTGCAACAGCAGAGTAACCTGCAGCCCCCCGCCGGCACGCCccaggggagggccagagagttCGCCATCCAGCAAAGTAACCTGAGCAAGAGGGGGACCAGCTCGGCTCAGGGCAGAAGTCCCATCAGCCACCACCTCTGGCCCCACCTGACACCTCAGGGAAGGCCTCGCCCTCAAGGATCACTGGCTTGCCCGTGGTCCAGCCTGAGACAGTCCCAGCTGCTGGCCACAGACATCCCCGGCCCAGATGTCCAGCCTGATGCAGGCTTTGGTCCTTTCAGTGGGCACACACGGCCAGGCTCCAGACCCTGGTGTGGCCTGGGGAGCTGGCCCTCTGGGCTCAGAGGGAAACCCCTCACCCTGGAAGACCTGACCATCCCTGTCCAGAGCCAGGCTCAGACCCCATCCCAAACGGCCATCCGCCAGCTGCTGGCCTCCGTGCGACACCTGGAGCGCGCAGTCAACCATCTCAGGTGCCAGGTGTGCCAAGAACCCAGCAATGGCCAG CAGGGCGACCTCCAGGCCAAGCCCCTGAGGCAAGGAGAGAACTTCTCCCTGGGTCTGACATACAGCAGCGGGCAGAGGGGAGCACCCCGGCTCCCTCAAGGTGCGGGCAGCAAGGAGGCCAGACTCTGCTCTTCGGCCGGCTCCTGGGCTGCCTGGGGTGTCCCACCCAGGCGGGAAGGAGGAGAGTTGACTCCACAGGAGCAGGTCCGCAAGGAGGAAGAGAGCGTGGCTTCCTGCCCGCAGGACACAGCCCCAGCAAGGATCATCGTGCAG AAAAAAGCCCGAAACGTGCTGAGCCTGGAGTCCGAGACAGCCTG CTGGCAGTGGCTCTCCAGATGTTTCAGAGCGTGGTGGCACTTGGTGCAGAAACGCCGGGCGGAGGCTGCAGCAGTGGCCCTGGGCCACCAGCAGCTGCTGCGCAGAGGCCTGTGGGCGCTTCGCCGGGCTCCACGGCTCCGGGGGGCCCAGCTGGAGGTGGCGTGGCGGCAACACACTCAGGCCCTGCTGgcccagagcttccagaag tgGAGAAACCGGACTCTACAGCAGAAGCAGGGGCAGCCCCACGTCCAGACTGGGCCGGGACCCCCACTCTCTGGGGCAGGACAAGGCCAAGGCCCCTCAGGAAGGGAGCCAGTGGCAGACCCCATCAGGAGAAGCAG TCCAGGGAGTtcgagggaggaggcaggagcctgGCCGAGACCAGCTGGAGGCGATGGGGTAGAGCAGATGCTGCAGGTCTTACAACAACTGGCTG TCTTCCTCTTGTGGTTCCATCTGAAGGAATGGGCCTGGCAGGAGAGGGGGGTCCAGAGAGAGGCCTCCCAGGTCGCACTGAGGACTCAGAGGAGGGGGAGGCCGCCCCTAGCCCCGTGCTCTCCTGTGACATGTGCACCCAGGGGAGCCTCTCCGGACCCTGAGCAGCGGAGAGCCTGGCTCGGCAG GTGCTTTGGGGCCTGGCAGAAGTTCATGCTAAGAGCTGCCCGGTACCGGGACCGCCTGGCCCGCCGCCGGGCAGGGACCCTGAGGTTATGTCTGCAACAGTGGATGTGGATGAAACAGCTCCGGGCCTCAGATGGAGCGAAGGTGACCCAGCTGTCCCTCTGCCGCCAGAAGGCCG GGAACACAGCCCTCTGCAGCTCGGCGCCCGGAGGGGccacagcccagggcctgggggtcATGGCTCAGGTCCAGGGGCTGCCCCCGGAGCAAGGCGGGGGctccctgcaggaagcctgcAAGAGATTGGCCCTGCACCGGGTGCTGCTGCTCTGGAGAACACGGCTGTCCCAGCGCCAGAGGGCTGA CTCCTTCCTCCAGGGCATGAGGCGGCAGGTGATTCGGCGTATCCTGAGGGGGTGGCATTTGAAGGTGTGGGGTCCGAGCACCCCGTCAGACAGTGCCAGGACCACCTTGGCCCCAGAGCTCCTGGGCAGCATCCTGGGAGGGGAGCCACTGCTGGACGGCAGCCCACCCCGGAGCTCACTagagaag gcttCCAGGACCCCCGCCCTCTTGGAGACCCTCCCACTGAGGCTTCTGTGGGCATCTGGGCAGCGGCAGAGGGCACAGTGCCTTCTGCCCTGGCAGGTGCGGGCTCAGCACTCCCAGGGTACAGCGAGGTGGCACCGGAGTACTCTTCAGAGGCG CATCCTCCTCAGCTGGAGCCACTGGGCCACAGCCCAGGGGGCCCAGAGAGAGCTGGCAGTTGCCTGGGCCTGGGACCGGAGCTGCAGGGCCGCGCTGGGCTTGTGGCGGCGACGGCTGGTGCAGGGGCGAGAGGTGGAGCAGTGGGTTCGGGCACGGGACCGCACACGGGTCCGAGGTGCCCTGCACCATTGGCACTCCTGCTGGCAGA CTGTGTGGACCTTACACAAGCTGCACAACCTCTGCAGGCCTCagcttactcatctgtaa